Genomic DNA from Acidimicrobiales bacterium:
CGATCTCCTCCGCGAAGAAGGTGCCGAGCGACCGACCGTCGGTACGGCGAACGAGTTCGCCGACGAGGTGGCCTTGGTTGAGGGCGTGGTAGCCCGAGGCGGTGCCCGGCTCCCACCACGGCGCCTGTTCGGCCAGCCGGGCCGTCGCGGTCGGCACGTCGATGACGTCGTCGATCGTCACCGGCTGCTCCCAACCCGATACGCCCGAGGTGTGGCTGAGCACGTGACGGACCAGCACCCCTTCCTTGCCGTTGGCGGCGAACTCGGGCCAGTAGTCGGCGACCGGCGCGTCGAGGTCGAGTTGGCCCCGATCGGCCAGGACGAGTGCTGCAAGGTTGGTCATGGTCTTGGTGGTCGACCAGACGTTGGTGATGGTGTTCTCGGTCCATGGGACCGTGCGGTCGAGGTCGGCCCAGCCGCCCCAGACGTCGATGACCGGGGCACCGTCGATGGTGAGCGCAACCGACAGTCCGAGGTCGTGGCCGCTGTCGACCTGTGTCGACAGGAACTCGACCAGCTCGTCGAACCGTCCGTCGTGCGTGCCCTCGATGGTCGTCATGTGTGTCCCTCGCTCCGTCCGTTCAGTGACGCGCCGTTCGCTGCGCCGGAGGGTGACCCTAGCTCACAAGTGACGCCCGACACGTCGGGGAACGCACGGCGTTGCGTGCCATCATGAGGCGATGTTGATCGACACGATTCGGACCGACCTCACCGCCGCCATGAAGTCCCGCGACGCCCTCACCCTCCGCACCCTGCGGTCGGTGATCGCCGCGGTGCAGGAGAAGGAAGTCTCGGGTGCGGCGGCGGCGAAGCTCGACGATGACGGCGTGATGAAGGTGATCGCCGCCCAGGTCAAGCGGCGGGCAGAGGCGGCCGAGGCGTTCGACGCCGGCAACCGGCCCGAGAAGGCGGCCGATGAGCGAGCCGAGGCCGAGATCCTCGAGCGCTACCTGCCGAAGGGGCTCAGCGAGGACGAGCTGGTTGCCGT
This window encodes:
- a CDS encoding GatB/YqeY domain-containing protein, with product MLIDTIRTDLTAAMKSRDALTLRTLRSVIAAVQEKEVSGAAAAKLDDDGVMKVIAAQVKRRAEAAEAFDAGNRPEKAADERAEAEILERYLPKGLSEDELVAVVEATLAANGFTEKADMGKAMKAVNAEVAGRADGRLVADFVKARLA